A genomic window from Pagrus major chromosome 23, Pma_NU_1.0 includes:
- the LOC141020029 gene encoding myeloid-associated differentiation marker homolog — translation MVTLDFRTLTVPVGIVRILEVILTCISFSLVASVGHKTEPFLTWCMFTWCFCFCITILILILEFTSLNNKLPISWDDFTTAFAMLATLMVLAASVIYPVSFSCPTCSKSIGATVTSCLAFILYAIEVGLTRAKPGEISGFLSSVPGLLKVLEAFVACIIFICIGNYNYARFPGLQWCVAVYSICFIFALIVILFTIGRLLSLFPGPFNKILIGCNVLAVLMYATAVVVWPLYSFKNYSRPNICSQVVACQWNKLVVVSFMTCFNLVAYIVDTVYSFKMVFFVSTT, via the exons ATGGTTACTCTGGACTTCAGGACACTGACAGTGCCTGTGGGCATCGTGAGGATACTGGAGGTGATCTTGACCTGCATCTCCTTCAGCTTGGTGGCATCAGTGGGCCACAAAACCGAGCCCTTCTTGACCTGGTGTATGTTCACGTGGTGCTTCTGCTTCTGCATCACCATCCTCATACTCATCCTGGAATTCACCAGCCTCAACAACAAGTTGCCCATCTCCTGGGATGACTTCACCACTGCTTTTGCCATGTTGGCTACCCTAATG GTGCTGGCAGCGTCAGTCATCTATCCGGTCTCCTTCTCTTGCCCTACTTGCAGTAAATCAATTGGTGCCACtgttacttcctgtctggcCTTCATCCTGTACGCCATTGAGGTTGGGCTGACCCGAGCAAAACCTGGTGAGATTAGTGGATTTCTGTCCTCAGTCCCGGGCCTCCTCAAGGTTCTTGAGGCCTTTGTGGCCTGCATCATCTTCATCTGCATAGGGAACTATAACTACGCTCGGTTTCCAGGGCTCCAGTGGTGTGTCGCCGTCTACTCCATTTGCTTCATCTTTGCCCTCATTGTCATCCTTTTTACCATCGGACgccttctgtctctcttccccGGACCATTTAATAAGATCCTGATAGGCTGTAACGTGTTGGCAGTGTTGATGTACGCCACAGCTGTGGTCGTCTGGCCATTGTACAGCTTCAAGAACTACTCTAGGCCCAACATCTGCTCACAAGTGGTTGCATGTCAATGGAATAAATTAGTAGTGGTCTCTTTCATGACCTGTTTCAACCTTGTTGCTTACATTGTGGATACTGTTTATTCCTTTAAGATGGTCTTCTTCGTCAGCACAACATAG
- the LOC141018968 gene encoding myeloid-associated differentiation marker homolog, protein MAHIDLHSVTQPVGIMRIMACLLTCMCFSLVAAVGHVLSPASSYWAWCMFTWCFCFVFSFLILILEFTTVSTKLPFGWNDFTAAFAMLASLMCLTTSIIYPTFFAKNGGPRQIGASVVSWVCFGVYVGEVVITRLRPSGENIGFLSTLPGIMKMLETLLACLIFTSLERAQFVSHEIKWCVAVYSLCFIFNIIIIVLSLGRLSSSFPFPFDKLVIVYNILATVMYMTAMVMWPLYCFRLSKCEPNCDRDKLVVVTFMTIMNSIVYILDTANSIRLVFFRSNQ, encoded by the coding sequence ATGGCCCATATAGATTTGCATTCAGTGACCCAGCCTGTGGGCATCATGCGGATAATGGCGTGCCTCCTCACCTGTATGTGTTTCAGCCTGGTGGCAGCAGTCGGACATGTCCTATCTCCCGCATCTTCCTACTGGGCGTGGTGCATGTTCACCTGGTGCTTCTGCTTCGTCTTCTCCTTCCTCATTCTCATCCTGGAGTTCACAACGGTCAGCACCAAATTACCTTTCGGCTGGAATGATTTCACCGCCGCCTTCGCTATGCTGGCGAGCCTCATGTGCCTCACCACCTCCATCATCTACCCCAccttttttgccaaaaatggtggcCCTCGCCAGATTGGGGCCTCTGTGGTGTCCTGGGTGTGTTTCGGGGTGTATGTGGGCGAAGTGGTCATAACACGCCTTCGTCCGAGCGGGGAGAACATCGGGTTCCTCTCCACATTGCCCGGCATAATGAAGATGTTGGAGACTTTACTCGCCTGTCTTATCTTCACGTCCCTAGAGAGAGCGCAGTTTGTTTCCCATGAAATAAAGTGGTGCGTGGCTGTGTACTCCTTGTGCTTCATCTTTAACATCATCATAATCGTGCTCAGTCTTGGACGGCTGTCATCTTCTTTTCCATTCCCCTTTGACAAGCTAGTGATCGTCTATAACATTTTGGCAACAGTGATGTATATGACAGCTATGGTGATGTGGCCACTTTATTGTTTCAGACTCAGTAAATGTGAACCTAACTGTGACAGGGATAAACTGGTAGTGGTCACCTTCATGACGATCATGAACTCTATTGTTTACATCCTGGACACTGCCAACTCTATACGCCTTGTGTTCTTTCGCAGCAACCAGTGA